From the genome of Miscanthus floridulus cultivar M001 chromosome 10, ASM1932011v1, whole genome shotgun sequence, one region includes:
- the LOC136489599 gene encoding uncharacterized mitochondrial protein AtMg00810-like translates to MLDQSAYASKLLERSGMAECKPYVTPMEEWLKLTKASTAAKVDATLYRSIVGGLRYLVHTRPDIVFVVGYVSRVMEDPREDHWAAVKRLLRYVKGIVDQGIVFPKTYASRLQLTVFSDADMAGDIDGRRSTSGGKAAPKRLPAVVL, encoded by the exons ATGCTCGatcagagcgcgtacgcctcgaagctgttggagcggagcggcatggctgagtgcaagccatacgtgactccaatggaggagtgGCTGAAGCTAACAAAGGCCAGTAccgcggcgaaggtagatgcaacactctaccggagcatcgtcggcggtctgcgctacctagtccacacaaggCCGGACATTGtgttcgtcgtgggctacgttAGTCGcgtcatggaggatcccagagaggatcactgggctgcggtgaagcggctgctgcgctatgtcaaggggatagtggatcaggggatcgtcttccccaagacctaTGCAAGTAGGCTgcaactcactgtgttcagcgatgcagacatggcgggggacatcgatggacggaggagcacctctggc Ggcaaggcggcgccgaaaaggctccctgctgtggtactgtag